The following are encoded in a window of Thamnophis elegans isolate rThaEle1 chromosome 14, rThaEle1.pri, whole genome shotgun sequence genomic DNA:
- the LOC116517851 gene encoding LOW QUALITY PROTEIN: UPF0488 protein C8orf33 homolog (The sequence of the model RefSeq protein was modified relative to this genomic sequence to represent the inferred CDS: inserted 2 bases in 1 codon), with product FSFSLPLNVTAEDQLKREVDWCVEQLELGLKTQKSSPKQTEEALRAIKTLRSKKAVLAKKRQVMRLMFGDYRAKMAEERQKQLKLLQTASKAAHITEVNEETQKKRSQVFRKSAEEARTFQDLPEPSRCQPPAXLRSTDPSSFKFRPSQEEFCFNFF from the exons TTCTCgttttccctccccctgaatgtAACAGCAGAGGATCAATTGAAGAGGGAGGTAGACTGGTGCGTGGAACAGCTGGAACTCGGCCTGAAGACACAAAAATCATCTCCAAAACAGA cgGAGGAAGCTCTCCGTGCCATCAAGACGTTGCGTAGCAAAAAAGCAGTGTTGGCGAAGAAACGTCAAGTGATGCGCCTGATGTTTGGCGACTACAGAGCAAAAATGGCGGAGGAAAGGCAGAAGCAGCTGAAGCTCTTGCAAACAG CTTCAAAAGCAGCTCACATCACAGAAGTGAACGAAGAGACTCAGAAGAAGAGAAGCCAAGTCTTCAGAAAGTCTGCAGAAGAAGCCAGAACCTTCCAGGACCTTCCAGAACCTTCTCGCTGTCAGCCCCCAGC TCTCAGATCGACAGAcccttcctcttttaaattcaggCCGTCGCAAGAGGAATTCTGCTTCAACTTTTTCTAA
- the LOC116517677 gene encoding LOW QUALITY PROTEIN: UPF0488 protein CG14286-like (The sequence of the model RefSeq protein was modified relative to this genomic sequence to represent the inferred CDS: inserted 4 bases in 3 codons), whose product MEEAPKPTFQDELEWCITQLETGLLRXNPTPKQADETRHILRVLRSHKAPLVKKRQMMHHVFGDYRLKMAEENKRTAKAGVTPGQVEIQQGNSLPLGSVVYRKQQSDSPSAASTSLYXSSDNDFQFNFVLPERTTEEMDRITAEEHGLGGSREQSTGNGPTRMLDFSTGTQQPGXAFNFTIPDASSPSGDAVDPGCGASAEAAPERDISSKKTVVTTERSASSPSDRDDAKDSVSRRSKEHPMQEVPRLEATQVASTEVAAEELVVAAGGPSKRKRRRSRHRQK is encoded by the exons ATGGAAGAG GCTCCCAAACCGACATTTCAGGATGAACTGGAATGGTGCATCACTCAACTGGAGACTGGCCTTTTGC CCAACCCAACTCCAAAACAAG CCGATGAAACACGGCACATCCTTAGAGTATTGCGCtcccacaaagctccccttgtgaAGAAGCGGCAAATGATGCACCATGTCTTTGGAGATTACCGTCTCAAAATGGCTGAAGAAAACAAGAGAACAGCAAAAGCTG GTGTGACGCCCGGGCAGGTAGAAATTCAACAAGGAAACAGCCTTCCTTTGGGCAGCGTGGTGTACAGGAAGCAGCAATCCGACAGCCCTTCTGCAGCGTCCACTTCATTGTA ATCATCAGATAATGACTTCCAATTTAACTTCGTCCTGCCCGAAAGAACCACAGAAGAAATGGATAGAATCACGGCAGAAGAACATGGGTTGGGTGGCTCCAGAGAACAGTCTACTGGTAACGGTCCCACTAGGATGCTGGATTTCTCCACCGGAACACAGCAGCCCG TTGCTTTCAATTTCACCATCCCAGATGCTTCCTCGCCTTCAGGTGATGCCGTGGATCCTGGCTGCGGAGCTTCAGCAGAAGCAGCTCCAGAGAGAGACATCTCATCCAAAAAAACGGTGGTGACAACAGAGAGATCAGCCTCTTCACCATCTGATAGAGATGATGCGAAGGACTCTGTAAGCAGACGCAGCAAAGAACATCCTATGCAAGAGGTACCAAGATTGGAAGCCACCCAAGTAG CTTCAACAGAGGTTGCCGCAGAAGAATTGGTTGTAGCAGCTGGCGGACCAtctaagagaaaaagaagaagaagccgcCACCGTCAAAAGTAG